The Eptesicus fuscus isolate TK198812 chromosome 20, DD_ASM_mEF_20220401, whole genome shotgun sequence genome contains the following window.
CCCGGGGCTGGTATAATGCAGGGCTCAAGAGCTGACAGGGCCCTggtaggtttggctcagtggatagagcatcagcctgcagactgaagggtcccaggttcgattccagtcaagggcatatgcctgggttgtggccgatcaatgattctctctcatcattgatgtttctctctctctccctctcctttcctcactggaataaataaaaaatattaaaaaaaaaaaaaaagagctgacaGGGTTAAGTCCACAAGTGAGACTTCTTTTCCCAAGATCCCGAGCTCCTTGAGGATATAGAACTACCTTTTTGCTTCTCTGTTGCCCCTAAATATCTATCCCACGTGATTAGCATTCAATAATCCCTAGGACTCATTCTCTGTCTCTAACTTTCTTCCTGGTCCCacccttttcattttaaaatcggACCCTGAGTCACCTTTTCCAGTCGGGTCTCCAATTCCGACACTTCAGCTTCCACCAGCTCAATAGAGGCTCTGGGAAAGGAGGGATGGTGTCAAGGGAACAGAGCTTGGGTCCATGTAGTCTGTCCACCTTGGCAAGGCCAGGTCAGGGGTTGGGGTTAGAGAGTGGAGGGTACAGACAGAAAAAGCTGGTGGGTTAAGAAGGCCCACCCACCAGCCCTCTTTAGCTTGCTCACTCCACCGTGTAGGAGCTACTATGACCCAGGCCAGAGCAGGAAGAAGGGTAGAAGGAGGGTGGATGTGGTAAGGGCAGGAAGTTGCTAACCGCCCAgagcaggtgctgggggaggggcaggggtcccaGTGAGAGGAAGGATGGAATGCCAGCTCTGGCGGTGAGAGACCTCTGGGTCTGATAGCAGAGGTACTACTTTGGCCCACAGGCTTCATCTTGTCCCTTTAAGACCTATTCCCTGCTAGGACATCTGGCctggggaagggtgtgtgtgtgtgtgtgtgtgtgtgtgtgtgtgtgtgtgtgtgtgtgtaggggggtgtcAGGCCACCCCTCCTCTACCCCCCAGACCTGTGCACACTTACCGGAAGCGGGGTGAGTCCTTAAGACACTCCTCGAAGTCCAGTTTGACTGTCATCTCAGCTTGATCACTTCAGGCCAATGGATCCTGGGGCCAGGCGCGTGGGGATGCAAGTGGAGGCACTCCCTGCCCCCAAAGGGGCCTTgatgaggaaggagaaaagcGTTCCCCCTGGGTAGAGCCTGGGAGGGGTGATAATGCTTTCCCCAAGGGGAAGGGGTGTCCTAGGAGGAGCGCTCACCCCACACTTCCAGGCAGtgctgggaggggcagaggcggggcctgggcggaggAGAGGGGCCTAAGATCAGAGAAGCCACAGCCCCGCCCTCAGAGATATGCTGTCACCTTCCTACTGGGTCAGGTCTCTGCTTCTTTCTCCtttagtggttgagtattgagAGCCTGGTAGAtataggttcaaatcctggtttggTCACTTACAGGgtgcatgaccttgagcaagctcTCTgattcctcagtttcctcacctggaagATGGGGATGGCAACACCTGCCTCCAaggttgttgtaagaattaaagaTGATACTAGTGAGTTTATGTTGACTGAATCACACCAATCACTGTCATCCTGCTGCAGCTGGGCCTTCTCAGACTCCAAAGACCTCTGGACCCCAGTCCCCCACACTACTCCGAGCTTTCTTCTCTGCTCTGGCTGCTCATGGGGTTTCCTGTGTgtgactctccctccctcctctcctctcttcagtGACTGAGCAGGTCCGCCTGGGCCCCCAATTCACAGCACCCAGACTGctcttcttctctttattttccacccctagggtggtgagggcaggggaaggctggccccctccccatctccagcTGGCTACATTTTCTGTTGTGTGGCTTCCCCGTCCTGAGTCCATCAAAGCCGAAGGGATTCATCTGGAGAGAGGAGGGGTTGGGTGAGTGGTTTTCTTACAGCAGGCATGAGATCTGGCTCATGTGTGACCCCTTAAACTCCCTAGAACCTACCCttagcccctctccctccctggccagtgCATGCAGCCACttgcccctgcccaggctcaTATCTGCACTCCTTTTGGTTTGAGGAGTTTGGGTTGCTTCtggttttcctctctgagctttgtAGGCTTGGGCAGTTCAGCCCCCTTAGATGCCAGACACTGACAGTAGCCAGACACTGCTTGGGACCCACTTCTTTGGAAAACAGGGAAGTACCAGGAGTGGGGTAGGTGGCAGAGAGAAGTTGGGAGGAGGCTTGGAACCAGCAGATGGTGTCAAGCTGGAGGGGGTCCCAACCACGTATGGTCTTCCCGGGCTCCTCTCTGGACAATGTAAGCCGTGCACACTAGGATGGTTAGGGCCTTAGCACCTGTTGCAGATCTACTGGCCTAaagggagtgggggttggggggatgggagcTTGCCAAGAGCCAGGCCCGGTGGCATGGTGCCCTCACCAGGCTGTCATGGTGTCCCTGTCACTGTCAGGGAGTTCTCGATGGCCTGTGGTCCCGAAGGGGGCTTCCTCTGTGGTCCAGCGAACGGACCTCAGTTCCTGTGGAATTCTCACCTGTCCAGCTCAAGCTTGTAGAACCTGGAAGCATCCCCGACCAGGGTTGGGGCACCCATCAGTCTGTTAGCTCTCAGTCCTCCCGCCCCCAGGTGACCCGGACCCACTGTCACTGTCCTGCTGCTCATCTTCCGTGTCCTCCTCAAGCTCCGGGTGAGGACAGCACCTCAGGTATCTCCCTTTGCTATAATACTCCTTCCGTTGCAGATCAGCCTCCTTGTCCGACGTGATGATGGCCGAAGCTGGGGACTGATTTCTGAAGGTAGAGGAATCTGAGGAGTCACCCAAATTCATCTGAGTCTTATGGCCATCTAGGGTGTCCAGGCCCCTAGGTGTCCACTGTGACCCTCCCACCGCCAGAGGGGAGAAGCTCAAGTCCCAGGTTCTCATCTCACCTCCATACCTCCTTCTCTTCTAGAAAACCTTTAGtgacccctccatcccccacagGTCTCTGGGGTGTTCTGTTCATCCTCATCAGCCAGACTTTCCTGGTGGGAAACTTACTCTAGCTGCCCCTCTGTCTCTCCTGGGGTCACCTCCCAGCATTACCTCCCCCTCAGGCAGCAGGGCCCTTGGCCAATCATGCACACCGAGGAAGAAGGCTCTGGACTACAATTCCCTTGAGTCCCAGGGGCCCACCATAGCTACTAACCCTGAGTTTCTCGGATGTGGTTCCTGGTCACCAGGCCAGTCTCATCTTTGGCTCCTCTGGCCAGTCCTCTTGCCTGGCCTCCCTCCACAGGCCTGGACTCTGGGCCCAGCGTCACACCTCGACCGCCACTGCCCAAACTTTCACTACCTCCATTGCTGTTCTTGTTATTACCCAAGGGCTGGCTTTTCTGAGTGTTGAGGAACTTTCCTTCATTGTAGTGTGCCTTGCGGTGCTTCTCAAAACCACTGGAGTCTGTGGGCCAGTTTAAGAACTCAGCTTTCCTGCCATGGTTCACTCCACCTCCCCTTTCCATGCAGTCCCCACCCCTCATCTCACATGTTTTGGAAAAGTTGTCGGAAGACCCTGAGCTTCTGTTATCAGGGTGCTGCTGAAGGACCTTGGGGGAGAAATTGTCCATTGCTGccaacctgcaggggagggaatctAGCTGGGAGCACTGAAGTGAAAAGACCATGGGGGCAGCTGGTTGACTCCCCACCTTCGCCTTGGCTGGATGAGAGGTGTAGTACCTCCCATTGAGGGGACCAAAAAGCAGAACTGGCTCAGATCCCAGAGTTCAGGAGTGGAAGGAGGAAGACGCGCATCCCTACTGATCTCCGGCAGGGCTCTCACCTTTCTGTGAGGGCCTCAGGAGTCACTGTGAGGGGGGGCTCGTCACTGTCCTGCGGTggcagcctgcagagggaggaagCAGTGCGGAGAGGAGGGTATCAGGTAGCATCCCCTCCCTGAGGCCTCTCTGCCTTCgccgcccctcccctccgctGACTAGGTGAGCGCCTGGGCTGAAGGATTAGGCTGAAAGCGCACCTGTGGAAGGGGGTGCTGGGCTCATCCACCGTCATAAATCCGTAGTCCTTGTCAGCAGGGTGGTAAGTGGTCATGATATTCATTTCATCCCAGTGTTGAGCCTTTTTCCTGCAGTCGGGGAAGGACACAAAAAAGGGGTAGGAAACCTTCTAGTGACCTCCTCCTCACAATCCTCCCTGATTCTTTCAGTCATTCAAAAACTTCTACCCGCTTGCCGTTCCAGAGAAGTAGGAGGCTAGGGACGAGGATCACGCCTAATGATAATCACCTACTGTGTATGTAGCTCGAGtacctgctgctctcccaaaGACTTGGAACCTCCCATTTCCCACTCAATTGCCCTCACATCTAGTTCTCAggactcctccccttccctcctggctCCGCCCCCTCCGGTGTCCATAACCCTCCCTCCTTGCTCCGTGCTGCCTGCCAAATAAGCTGGGATCCTTACTTTTCCGCACTGGGGGATTTCTGTGTCAAGGTGGGATTGCTGTTTTTTAGGATGCTATGGGGCCGATCCTCATAGAGTTTGTGGGGGTGCAAAGAAGTTGAACCGGAACGCGGACTGCATCCCGAGTTGTGCATCCCAGACCCCTTGGACCCAAAGTCAGACGTCCCGGATGCACAGGTTCCAGGAATGGGGGGATTAAATCCGCCAGGGTATGTGCCAGACGCAAGACTGTGGCCCACAACCTCCCCAggatgctggctgggcctgggaccATGAACCGCTACCACTCGGGAGTGACGGCAGGAATCCGGGCTTCTAATTCCTATTCCGGAGCGGCGAGAACCTTGGGACACGACTACTCCGGAGGGCAGCCCGGAGCCTGCCTCGATCCCTGTGATGCCTCCTGGCACCTCCCTGGTTGCCCCTCCATGGGATTCCTGGGTGAGGCTGCCAGCAGCCCCCGCAGACTCCTGCTTCTCCATTGCCCCACCAGGGGGCCACGCTCagctaccccgccccgcctccctgccccacatagccccgcccccgccccgccgcgtcCGGCCGGCGCCTCGGGAGCCAGGaccgggccccgccccctctgctCCTTGGAGTCGCGGTGGGCGGAATCGAGACTATATAGGGACCTCGGGCCGAGAGCCCCCCGTGGCCCCTCCTTCAAAGATCTTTGTCTCTGGGATTTGTTCCGGTTTTTCTCCGGGGGCCGAGAAGCCTTGTGACCTCACAGTCATCCAACCTTAGCGCGAGCGTcggagctgggctgggggcttGTTAATAGCTCTGGGGCAATCTTTTGGGACCGTCAGCGCCGTTGCTTGAAATTGTCCGCCGGGGTTTTTATTCGTAGCTTTAAAACCTAAGTATGAATGAATTGGAGTTCAAGGTGGGCTTGACTGGAAACATCCGCAAgcccttttccccccaaaagtCGGCCGCTTTGCCTCTCACGAGAGGTGTGTTATAAAGTGGAAAGTGGAGGGATTGCGATCCTGTCGCAAGACATATCCGGTCTCAGCGGTGTGGAGGGCAGAGGTTTCCATGTATGAAGCTGCCGGTTCCCGGTTCCCGTTCACACAGCTTCGAAGCTTGTAGCTGGAAGGAAGACACCGCCTCCTCTTGCCGTAAAGCGACGACTTCAAGGCGTGGCCTGCCTCGACGAGGGCGGGGCTGTCGGTGCCGCTGTCGCAAAGCTGAAAGTGTTTCAGGCGCCGGCACCCCCCTTCCGTCGTAAAGATGGCTGCGGCCGTCGTTTCTTTCACTGTCGTAAAAACTCCCAGCCCAAGTCTTCCCCGCTCTCGGAGCCACTCCATCACCTCGTCGTGCCGTAAAGCAAGCCTCCGACCCCGTCGTCCTTCTGTTCCCACCGGGTAGCCGTTAATTCCTTAGCCCTTAGCCCGGGATGCTTCAGTGCCCGGCAGTGCCGTAAAGCATATCTGGCCCCAGCCCCGGGTCCCATTCCTTCAGGGTGTTTGTGCACCGCCGTTGCTACGGTGCCGCCAAACGCGGCTGTCGTGCGGCCCCGGCGTCAGCGGCGATGGCGGCGGGgtcgggtgggagtggggggtctgggggaggccccgggccggggcctggtgggggtggaggcccCGGCGGGAGCGGCCCAGGACCGGGGTCTGGCGCGGGTTTGGGCAGCGGCGGGGAGCTGCACCCGCGCACGGGGCGCCTGGTCAGCCTGTCGGCCTGTGGGCGTACAGCGCGGCGGCAGCAGCCGGGCCAGGAGTTTAACCACGGGCTGGTGTTGAGCCGGGAACCTTTGCGCGATGGACGCGTCTTCACCGTCCGCATCGACCGCAAGGTGCGGAGCTGGGGCCGCAAAACCAAGATGTGGAGGATGGTGGGAGGGGACCAGAGGGAGACGGGTAGGTCAGCCAGTGGAACCACATCCTTGGGTACCGAGGGGGAACCGACAGACTCAGACGCCAGGTGACGTGCAGGGAGGGAGCATGAAACCGAAGCATTCAGCCTGAAGGAGACCAGGAGAGCTTGAATTTCCTCAAGACCCAGGAGCAGGGAAGGGACACGGGCCCTCGCCCGCTAGAACGAGTAGGGAGCCAGCCCGGACAATGTCTGGGAGATGGAGGATGGAGAGATGTCAGAGATGTGATGGGCAGGGAAGAGAGATAACCGAGAAAGAGCAGACCATTGAAGGACAAACTCAGGGTTGGTTGGGGAAGATGGGTAAGGAGAGCTACTCGGAGTGGGAGGTGTGTGTGATTTAGGgaagaggccaggtgcacaaagaCTGACTTTGGGCAGAGAGTGAATCTGAGTGGAGCCAGAGCCTAGGAGAGAATTGGGCctaggaagagaagggaagagaatgaTATACAAGAGCATGGAATATGGACATGGAGAGCTAGCTGTGAATTTGGGTGGTTGAGGAGCCACAGAGTCCAATGAAGttagaggaggcagggagctggagCCAGGAAATTAGCCAGCATGATGGGGAAAGGACTGATGCAGACACTGAGCAGAGTACAGAGCAGAGGACCAAACCTCCCTGGGACAGAGTCAGAAAGTCACTTGTGGGGCTGCAGCTCTGGGTTAGTGTCTCAAGAGAGAAAAGCCAGTTAAGCTGTCTGCgcggtggggagaggaggacacAGTGGCCTGTGAGTTGTGGTTTCCTAGTGGTGGGAGGCCCATTGGCGGCCCATCCTGAGCCTCTGTCCACCACCCCTATCACAGGTCAACTCCTGGAGTGGCTCCATTGAGATTGGGGTGACGGCACTGGACCCCAGTGTGCTGGACTTCCCAAGCAGCGCCACAGGGCTGAAGGGGGGTTCGTGGGTAGTGTCGGGCTGCTCGGTGCTGAGGGATGGACGTTCTGTGCTGGAGGAGTATGGTCAGGACCTGGACCAGCTTGGCGAAGGGGACCGTGTGGGCGTGGAGCGCACAGTTGCTGGGGAGCTGCGGCTCTGGGTGAACGGGCGGGATTGTGGTGTGGCCGCCACAGGCCTGCCTGCTCGCGTCTGGGCCGTTGTGGACCTTTATGGCAAGTGCACCCAAGTCACTGTGCTACCCCCTGAGCCAGGCTTCAGCTCCCCTACTCCCATCCCCACGCCTCCCCTCGAGCCCTCCGCTCCCCCTGAAGATTCTGCCTTGGCTGAACAGGGGACGTCTAGGGATGAAGGTGAGAACACAGCTAGGGCCGTGGtggaggggtggggcccaggggatGGCTGAAGGGAAACAGAGCGACAAGCGCGgctgggtgtgggcagggccacccggacccctgagtctgctgaaggggagagcaggggcTAGAGGAGGGGTCTCCTGGCTGTGGGTTCTGCAGCAGGGGCTGAACCCTTATTCCCCTCCCATCCTGCCTGGTTCCCAGCCTTCATGGTGTCCCCAGCGCAGGCCCGGCCGGAGACGTTTCCTAACAGCCTTGAGTCGCATAATGGTGAGGGCTCCTGGGAGGCCCGGGAAGGGGAGCGGGAAATGAGGTGGACgagggagggacctcaggagagGGGCAAGGAGAGGACTGCGGACCTGAGGGCGTAGGGCCTCATGTCAGCTTTTCTTTCGTCCTGCTGCTGTAGACTTTGCCAGTATGGAGCTGTCTGAGGTGGTGAGCAATGCCATCCTGTCCGCCTATAATGGGGGGCTCCTAAATGTGAACCTGAGCTCCCCGCCAGCAGGGGAAGGACTAGGGTCTAGCTGTGCTGCCACCTCCCCCATCCTCACGTCCAACGACGCCCTGCTCTTTCATGAGAAGTGTGGGACTCTCATCAAACTCAGCAACAATAATAAGACGGCTGAGCGGCGCCGGCCCTTGGATGAATTCAACAATGGGGTTGTCATGACCAACCGCCCGCTCCGGGACAATGAGATGTTTGAGGTGTGCAAGAGCCTGGGGTCTGGCTGGCACCTCACCCTCTGGGAGCTAAAGACGGGGATCCTAGCTACTGGAAGGGGGGGGACTGGGGAAGGACCAGGGGCTGGGAGTCCATTCTCTACATTTACAtgcccacctctcccttctcctattCCACCCAAGATCCGCATCGACAAGCTCGTAGATAAGTGGTCAGGCTCCATCGAGATTGGTGTCACCACCCACAACCCCAACAATTTGGAATACCCAGCCACCATGACCAATCTGCAGTCAGGTACCAGCCAcgggcagggtgggggctggggcctggggcaccTGAGGTGAAGGCAGCTCGTCCCCTAACCAGGGTGTGTGCTTTCCCCTAGGCACCATTATGATGAGCGGCTGTGGGATTCTGACCAACGGCAAGGGCACCCGCCGGGAGTACTGTGAATTCAGTCTGGATGAGCTGCAGGTGAGGGGGCCAGCCCGGCTGCGTCCCTGCCTGGCCACCGCGGTCTAGAGCACGGCCTTTCTCTTTTGCCGAAAGGCTCTGTCTAAGAAGGCAGGGTTGCCCGCAGGTAGGCACTCAGTTTTTACGTCGGGTGGGTTCAGGTCCTCTTGCTGGTTGGCCATGTGTGAGAGTGACCTGAGGCAAGAAGCTTCCCCTCTTTggtagttttttcttttctgcagaTGTCTAAAATGAGCCTGTTAGTGGTGTTTTACAGATCGTTGTGAGGGCTAAGCAAGTTCATGGTTGTAAGGTGACTTACTGCAGTACTGGATGACTTGCACGAAGCTTTCAGGGCGGTCTGAGGCTCAGGAGGACTTTTGGAGCTGTTCCCCTGTGATGTGGGTGGTGGGAAGGCTCGAGGGCTGCTCCGTTCTCATGGTTCCAACTGTCTGGAGCCTGATTGTGGATGAACTCcagactgttcttttttgttttgaataGGAGGGCGACCACATTGGTCTCACAAGGAAGTCCAACTCTGCCCTCCACTTCTTCATTAACGGCATTGATCAAGGTAAGGGGAAGTCAGGGCTGGCGGGCCGGGGCTTCCGGTGGGGTGGTCTGTACCTCATCCTCCTGCCTCTTGATACTCCGCCTCTATATTTGACTCTTCTCTCCTTACCCGCCTCCATTcctgtgcctcccacccccacaggcGTGGCTACCCCATTGACACCCCCAGTGGTGTATGGTGTGGTAGACTTGTATGGGATGGCAGTGAAGGTGACCATCGTGCACAATAACAACCACAGTGACCGTCTGCGCAGGAACAATGCCATCCTGCGGGCGCTGTCCCCTGAGGGTGCTCTCCGCCGTGCTGCTCCCGCTGCCCAGGCAGAACCGGAGCGCCTGCTCTTCCACCCCAACTgtgggcagaaggcagccatCACCCACGAGGGACGCACTGCTCTGAGGCCCCAGTATGGCCcaaggggtggggagaagcctgcagaaAGGGCTCTAATGGaattgggggaaggggtggggaagtgggaggtACAAGGAGTCTGGTCTGGGGTGTCCTGGACAGAACGGGGGAGCCTTCTGAGTGTGATGTTTATCTGGTTGACTTGGGCTAAAAAGATGTGGCATGTTCAGAGTTTGTGTTGGGGGTCTGAGTCCCCACTTGCTGTGCCCTCAGTGCCACCGATGACTTCAATCACGGCGTGGTGCTGAGCAGCAGAGCCCTGCGGGACGGAGAGGTATTCCAGGTGCGCATCGAcaagatggtggacaaatgggcTGGCTCCATTGAGATTGGTGTCACCACCCACAACCCTGCctacctccaattgccctccacCATGACCAACTTGCGTTCTGGTGAGCTCCTGAGAGGGGCAGGGCCAGAAGAGGGTCCTAGGGAGGAAGCTGTCCTCACAGCCCTGGCGCGTGCTCTCCAGCCCCTTTTGCACTTGTCACACTTGTGACGGCTGAGTCAGTGGCTGAGGAGTGCCCCCGGACAGGGCTGTGGCTGGCGTGAGAACAGCagttttcttgtctttctctggggaAAAGCGACTCAGAGAAAAGGCAGGCTGGGCTAAAGGCTTCGGGAATGACGTGGGGACTGCTCTGTAGAGGGGAGGAGTCCTGGCTTCTCCCTCATGTCCTCTGCCGCTCCTCGACCCCCTAGGGACCTGGATGATGACTGGGAATGGGGTGATGCACAATGGGACAACCATCTTGGATGAATATGGGCACAACCTGGACCGCCTCAAGGTGGGAGAGTGGATGTGCTGGCAGGTCTCAGCAGTGGGGAGTAGGCCGGGGGGGGCTGCTGCAGGACCAGCCCAGGCAGGGACTCTGCCTGACTCCTCACTCCAGCCCCCCTTCTTCCAAGGCAGGGGACACGGTGGGCGTGGTTCGTAGGGAGGACGGGACTCTCCACTTCTTTGTCAATGGGATGACTCAGGGCCCTGCTGCCTGGAATGTGCCCCCGGGTGTCTATGCTGTTGTGGATCTCTACGGCCAGGCTGCCCAGGCCACCATTGTGGACGACGTGGGTGAgggccgggctgggcaggggcaggatggTGGGGTGGCCTCAGGAGGCCTCAGAGACAACTGTATGCCTAATGGGTGATGTCCCCTCTTGCAGAGGtgaccccagtccctgagccaCTCCCTGAGGGGAACAACCAGGTGTCTCCAAGCTCCCCATcatcgggggcggggggctccgaCCTCCGCTTCCACCAGCTGCATGGCAGTAACGCAGTCATCACGAATGGGGGCCGCACTGCGCTCCGTCACAACTGTCGCAGCGAGTTCAACGATGCCATTGTTATCTCCAACCGGTCAGTGTCTGGACTGGGCTGCCCCCACTTTCCTACTGCCCAGCTTGAGCAACCCAATAGGGCCTGTCTGATCGCCACTCTCCCGGGCAGGGCCCTGCGGGATGGAGAGCTGTTTGAAATTGTCATTCAGAAGATGGTGGACCGCTGGTCAGGCTCCATAGAGGCTGGTGAGGggcagctctgtgtgtgtgtgtgtgtgtgtgtgtgtgtgtgtgtgtgtatgcctgttGGGGGAGGTGCTGCCTGCCAATGCCTGGGGGCTTGGCTCTGACCTACCCCTGCCTCCTCACAGGAGTGACTGCTATTCGGCCAGAGGACCTTGAATTCCCCAACACTATGACAGACATTGACTACGACACTTGGATGCTGAGGTTGGGCTGCTTGCTTTGGGACCAGCTGGGTGGGtctgggtggagctggctgggacAAGGGAAGCAGGGTTTCAGGCCTGCTTCTGTGATagactagggccgtggtcggcaaactgcggctcgcgagccacatgcggctctttggccccttgagtgtggctcttccacaaaataccacggcctgggcgagtctgttttgaagaagtggcgttagaagaagtttaagtttaaaaaatttggctctcaaaagaaatttcgatcgttgtactgttgatatttggctctgttgactaatgagtttgccgaccactggactagggaaTCTGGCTACCTCTTCTCTTTAATTCTGGGaacccacccccctccttccacACGGCTCAGCCCTCCTCGCTCATAGGgtatttattactttttcatGAGAGCTCCCAGGGATGTAGGAGACAGGATTGGGTCTCAGACCCCAGACTGAGATGCTAATCCAAGGCACTGGAAGATCGGACAGGCAGAGACTGGGCAGGGACCTGtgtggagaggaagctgggaggcTGAACTCCCCCTTTGCCATCCCTCCAGTGGCACAGCTATCATGCAAGATGGTAACACAATGCGCAACAACTACGGGTGCGACCTCGATGCGCTGGGCACAGGTGCACGCATCGGCATGATGCGAACTTCCAAGGGCGATCTGCACTACTTCATCAACGGCCAGGACCAAGGCGCTGCCTGCTCAGGCTTGCCTCCGGGTAAAGGTGACTGCTCTGTGGCTTTCGACCTGccaccctcagcctggccgggaAGGTGTCAAGGTTCTGACTCCTCCTTTCCTACCCAGAGGTGTATGCGGTAGTGGATCTCTATGGCCAGTGTGTCCAAGTGTCCATCACCAATGCTACCGGCCCCATGGACAACAGCCTGGCAACCAGCAACACCGCTACTGAGAAGTCATTCCCCCTGCTCTCCCCAGGTTCAGCcaacagggagggagggtgggctcTGCTTGCCTGCTGTGGGCCTGAGAGATACAGCTTCTGGGTCAGGGAAGCTGTTCAAAGACAGGCTGGCTGCAGCAGCTACAGGCAAAGGGGAGGGAACAACCCATGGTGGAAAGCAGCCGGGAAGAGGACAGGGTTATGCCTGGTACACAGGGCCTGGATGCTTCCTTACCACCTGGGGGCTAGGACATCATAAGCTGGGTCTACCAGGTTTGGGGATGAGTCTAAATGTGGTGAAAAGAGGTGTCACAGGTAAAGGGGTGATGTCAGATGGGACCTTTATGTCAACTTCCTGTTTCACCTGAAAGCTTTGCTCTGTGTGCTAACTGAAGCTGGCTGCCCCAATTCTTCTCTGTTCTTTGGCACCATCTTTCCGCAGTGGCAGGCGTGGCTCACCGATTCCACAGTATTTGCGGCAAGAATGTCACTCTGGAGGAAGATGGCACAAGGGCGGTGCGGGCAGCTGGCTATGCTCATGGCCTTGTCTTTAGCACCAAGGAGCTCAAGACTGAGGAAGT
Protein-coding sequences here:
- the NEURL4 gene encoding neuralized-like protein 4 isoform X2 — its product is MAAGSGGSGGSGGGPGPGPGGGGGPGGSGPGPGSGAGLGSGGELHPRTGRLVSLSACGRTARRQQPGQEFNHGLVLSREPLRDGRVFTVRIDRKVNSWSGSIEIGVTALDPSVLDFPSSATGLKGGSWVVSGCSVLRDGRSVLEEYGQDLDQLGEGDRVGVERTVAGELRLWVNGRDCGVAATGLPARVWAVVDLYGKCTQVTVLPPEPGFSSPTPIPTPPLEPSAPPEDSALAEQGTSRDEAFMVSPAQARPETFPNSLESHNDFASMELSEVVSNAILSAYNGGLLNVNLSSPPAGEGLGSSCAATSPILTSNDALLFHEKCGTLIKLSNNNKTAERRRPLDEFNNGVVMTNRPLRDNEMFEIRIDKLVDKWSGSIEIGVTTHNPNNLEYPATMTNLQSGTIMMSGCGILTNGKGTRREYCEFSLDELQEGDHIGLTRKSNSALHFFINGIDQGVATPLTPPVVYGVVDLYGMAVKVTIVHNNNHSDRLRRNNAILRALSPEGALRRAAPAAQAEPERLLFHPNCGQKAAITHEGRTALRPHATDDFNHGVVLSSRALRDGEVFQVRIDKMVDKWAGSIEIGVTTHNPAYLQLPSTMTNLRSGTWMMTGNGVMHNGTTILDEYGHNLDRLKAGDTVGVVRREDGTLHFFVNGMTQGPAAWNVPPGVYAVVDLYGQAAQATIVDDVEVTPVPEPLPEGNNQVSPSSPSSGAGGSDLRFHQLHGSNAVITNGGRTALRHNCRSEFNDAIVISNRALRDGELFEIVIQKMVDRWSGSIEAGVTAIRPEDLEFPNTMTDIDYDTWMLSGTAIMQDGNTMRNNYGCDLDALGTGARIGMMRTSKGDLHYFINGQDQGAACSGLPPEVYAVVDLYGQCVQVSITNATGPMDNSLATSNTATEKSFPLLSPVAGVAHRFHSICGKNVTLEEDGTRAVRAAGYAHGLVFSTKELKTEEVFEVKVEELDEKWAGSLRIGLTTLAPGEMGPGAGGGPGVPPSLPELRTKTTWMVSSCEVRRDGLLQRMNYGRNLERLGVGSRVGIRRGADDSMHILVDGEDMGPAATGIAKNVWAVLDLYGPVRSVSIVSSTRLEEPEGTQPPSPSSDTGSEGDEDEEDEEHGLGGEDQVAIMPTALEFLENHGKNILLSNGNRTATRVASYNQGIVVISQPLVPQLLVQVRIDFLNRQWTSSLVLGVITCPPERLNFPASACALKRAAWLLRGHGVFHNGLKICEKFGPNLDTCPEGTILGLRLDSSGGLHLHVNGMDQGVAVPDVPQPCHALVDLYGQCEQVTIVSPEPGAASLKSAGTQGDMEKADMVDGIKESVCWGPPSAASPLKSCEYHALCSRFQELLLLPEDYFMPQPKRSLCYCESCRKMRGDEAHRRRGEPPREYALPFGWCRFNLRVNPHLEAGTLTKKWHMAYHGSNVAAIRRVLDRGELGAGTASILSCRPLKGEPRGGFEEPGENCAPPREEQPPPVLLSPSLQYAGAETLASKVQFRDPKFQRTHQAQVAFQVCVRPGSYTPGPPSAILREPPDPHFSPAELEWVTKEKGATLLYALLVRVE